From Halorubrum salinarum, the proteins below share one genomic window:
- a CDS encoding heavy metal translocating P-type ATPase, translating to MSRCTLCDLPTGDDPHTAPDVDGEFCCRGCLTVARSLDGVEDLDDLDERRPDAAPGDEFDGETTFLHVDGMHCATCESFLEMRAGEQEGVAAAEASYATDTIRVDYDPEAVDADELPDRLSVAGYSASDRADPDADEDDAVVRFLIGGGFFGMMAMLWYVLFLYPTYFGYEPILDLGGVSGTYLFAQIWLFASIVLFYTGYPILRGAYVSLRARRPNMDLLVSLAATSSYAYSTLALLVGRTDLYFDVTIAVVLVVTAGNHYESVIKRRATGMLADLTTSENRTVRTEAGETVAADAVDPGDRLLVRPGERVPFDGTVVEGTAAVDEALVTGESLPATKREGDPVRGGTVVTDSPVVVEVGEDAASTLDTLVRLLWEIQSSRSGIQRLVDRLATVFVPLVVAVAAVGAAATLALGSAPVDAALVGLTVLIVSCPCALGLATPLAVAAGIRDAAKRGIVVVSDAVFESAADVDTVVLDKTGTLTDGEMRLLEATAAEGESVERVRERAAAVERASVHPVAEAIVAGVLGDGDHSAGSRPATDGGEAAAAGDATDGAPAQVDALDSPSATGVDVFDRGVAGRVDGDEVVVGHPDCFDERGWPASDRLREAGTAARDRGNVPVYVGWEGRVRGVLAVGDEVRDGWESVVADLDADGRRVVVLTGDAPAAAARFADHPAIDEVFAEVPPEAKAETVRRLGADGPVAMVGDGSNDAPALAAADLGVSVASGTDLAADAADAVLLEDRLSAVPELFAVTRGTNRRLKQNLGWAFCYNAVAIPLALTGVLNPLLAALAMASSSVLVVTNSARAVFDPD from the coding sequence ATGTCACGCTGCACGCTCTGTGACCTCCCGACCGGGGACGACCCGCACACCGCCCCCGACGTCGACGGCGAGTTCTGCTGCCGCGGCTGTCTGACCGTCGCGCGCTCGCTCGACGGCGTCGAGGACCTCGACGACCTCGACGAGCGGCGCCCCGACGCGGCGCCGGGCGACGAGTTCGACGGCGAGACGACGTTCCTCCACGTCGACGGGATGCACTGCGCGACCTGCGAGTCCTTCCTGGAGATGCGGGCGGGCGAGCAGGAGGGGGTCGCGGCCGCGGAGGCCAGCTACGCGACCGACACGATCCGCGTCGACTACGACCCGGAGGCGGTGGACGCGGACGAGCTGCCCGACCGGCTCTCCGTCGCGGGGTACTCGGCGAGCGACCGCGCGGACCCGGACGCCGACGAGGACGACGCGGTCGTGCGGTTCCTGATCGGCGGCGGCTTCTTCGGGATGATGGCGATGCTGTGGTACGTCCTCTTCCTGTACCCGACCTACTTCGGGTACGAGCCGATCCTCGACCTCGGCGGCGTCTCCGGCACCTACCTCTTCGCGCAGATCTGGCTGTTCGCCTCGATCGTGCTGTTCTACACCGGCTACCCGATCCTGCGGGGCGCGTACGTGAGCCTCCGGGCGCGACGGCCCAACATGGACCTCCTCGTGTCGCTCGCGGCGACCAGCTCGTACGCGTACAGCACGCTCGCGCTGCTCGTCGGCCGGACCGACCTCTACTTCGACGTGACCATCGCGGTGGTCCTCGTCGTCACCGCGGGCAACCACTACGAGTCGGTCATCAAGCGCCGCGCGACCGGCATGCTCGCCGACCTGACGACGAGCGAGAACCGGACGGTGCGGACCGAGGCGGGCGAGACCGTCGCGGCCGACGCGGTCGACCCCGGCGACCGCCTCCTCGTGCGCCCCGGCGAGCGGGTGCCGTTCGACGGGACCGTCGTCGAGGGGACCGCCGCGGTCGACGAGGCGCTCGTCACCGGCGAGTCGCTCCCGGCGACGAAGCGCGAGGGGGACCCGGTCCGCGGGGGGACCGTCGTCACGGACTCGCCGGTCGTCGTCGAGGTCGGCGAGGACGCGGCGAGCACGCTCGACACCCTCGTGCGGCTGCTGTGGGAGATCCAGAGCTCGCGGTCCGGGATCCAGCGCCTCGTCGACCGGCTGGCGACGGTGTTCGTGCCGCTCGTCGTCGCGGTCGCGGCCGTCGGCGCCGCCGCCACGCTGGCGCTCGGGTCGGCGCCGGTCGACGCCGCGCTCGTCGGGCTGACGGTGCTGATCGTCTCGTGTCCCTGCGCGCTCGGGCTGGCGACCCCGCTCGCCGTCGCCGCCGGGATTCGCGACGCGGCGAAGCGGGGCATCGTCGTCGTCTCCGACGCCGTCTTCGAGTCCGCCGCCGACGTCGACACCGTCGTCCTCGACAAGACTGGCACGCTCACCGACGGCGAGATGCGGCTGCTCGAGGCGACGGCCGCCGAGGGGGAGTCGGTCGAGCGCGTGCGGGAGCGCGCCGCGGCCGTCGAGCGCGCGTCGGTCCACCCGGTCGCGGAGGCGATCGTCGCGGGCGTGCTGGGCGACGGGGACCATTCGGCTGGGTCGCGACCGGCCACCGACGGCGGCGAGGCGGCCGCCGCCGGCGACGCGACCGACGGCGCGCCGGCCCAGGTCGACGCGCTCGACTCCCCGTCCGCGACCGGCGTCGACGTGTTCGACCGCGGGGTCGCGGGGCGGGTCGACGGCGACGAGGTCGTCGTCGGCCACCCGGACTGCTTCGACGAGCGCGGCTGGCCGGCGTCCGACCGACTGCGCGAGGCGGGAACGGCCGCCCGCGACCGCGGGAACGTCCCCGTCTACGTCGGCTGGGAGGGCCGCGTGCGCGGGGTCCTCGCCGTCGGCGACGAGGTGCGCGACGGGTGGGAGTCGGTCGTCGCCGACCTCGACGCGGACGGGCGGCGCGTGGTCGTGCTCACCGGCGACGCGCCCGCGGCCGCGGCGCGGTTCGCGGACCACCCCGCGATCGACGAGGTGTTCGCCGAGGTGCCGCCGGAGGCGAAGGCCGAGACGGTCCGGCGCCTGGGGGCCGACGGCCCGGTCGCGATGGTCGGCGACGGGAGCAACGACGCGCCGGCGCTCGCGGCGGCCGACCTCGGCGTCTCGGTCGCCTCCGGCACGGACCTCGCGGCCGACGCCGCGGACGCGGTCCTGCTGGAGGACCGGCTCTCGGCGGTGCCGGAGCTGTTCGCGGTCACGCGCGGGACGAACCGGCGCCTGAAACAGAACCTCGGCTGGGCGTTCTGCTACAACGCCGTGGCGATCCCGCTCGCGCTGACGGGCGTCCTCAACCCCCTCCTGGCGGCGCTCGCGATGGCGTCGAGCAGCGTCCTCGTGGTGACGAACTCCGCGCGGGCGGTGTTCGACCCGGACTGA
- a CDS encoding cytochrome c oxidase subunit II: MHIHAYEKIWLAASVLLILFLLGSVTYGAVGPGVAMVSDTEPTIDAGALDEDERFSEPRVERVGENEYAAYVVARQFGFQPDPIVVPANSTVTFYITSADVIHGFEVAGTNANTMVVPGEVSEITVRVEEPQEYGLLCNEYCGAGHHVMEGKVNVVSQSAFEERTDGGDGE, from the coding sequence ATGCACATCCACGCCTACGAGAAGATCTGGCTGGCCGCGTCGGTACTGCTGATCCTGTTCCTCCTCGGCTCCGTCACCTACGGCGCCGTCGGGCCCGGCGTCGCGATGGTGAGCGACACCGAACCGACCATCGACGCCGGGGCGTTAGACGAGGACGAGCGGTTCTCCGAGCCCCGCGTCGAACGGGTCGGAGAGAACGAGTACGCGGCGTACGTCGTCGCCCGACAGTTCGGGTTCCAGCCGGACCCGATCGTCGTGCCGGCGAACAGCACGGTGACGTTCTACATCACGTCGGCGGACGTGATACACGGGTTCGAGGTCGCCGGGACGAACGCCAACACGATGGTCGTCCCCGGCGAGGTCTCCGAGATAACCGTCCGCGTCGAGGAGCCGCAGGAGTACGGCCTCCTCTGTAATGAGTACTGCGGCGCCGGTCACCACGTGATGGAAGGGAAGGTGAACGTCGTCAGTCAGTCGGCCTTCGAGGAGCGGACCGACGGGGGTGACGGCGAATGA